The Silene latifolia isolate original U9 population chromosome X, ASM4854445v1, whole genome shotgun sequence genome contains the following window.
GTACTACATATAATACCCCTTCGCAATTTGGGGGAGTTATCGACTATGTTACTTCAACACTTCAGTTTGGTCACGTGTTGCATGTCACATTTGAAGTGTCCAACATAACAGGACACTACTAGACTGCATTTTAGACCCAAAAAATGTAAAAGTTCACCGAAAATAACAGTATCCGACACTTTAATGCCTGTCGGACACGACACTTCTCGGACGAGTTATAACATGGGTTATTGAGGCACTAGGGTACAGTTTTTTTTTAGAAGTgaatgcattaaattaattaagagatCAAAAGAACATACAGGTTTGTCATGTATGCCAAGCTGAGCCCAACTTATGACTTCTAATAATTCTTCAAGTGTCCCATATCCACCTACAAGTACAAAGGAATAATATTACACAAGAGAGAGTAGTACTCCATATAAAATAAAATGATTTGGAGTCGGGTGACACGAGAAAGAAGAAAATAACAAAGAAGAAAATAATGTGTCAATTTGTAAGGATCTGATCTTTGTTGGTACCCCATGAAAGTTGGGAAAGATAGTGATGTGAGTTCATATCATTAAATTCATTTTTATATATTTGTTGGAAGTATTTCATTTTGTACTAAGATTCTTGTTGAAGAAATGGGACCTGGAAGAGCAATAAAACAATCAGAACTGTTGACCATTTCAGCTTTTCTTTGGTGCATATCAGCAACTTCCTTCACTTCTCCGACTGGTTCTCCAGTTATCTGTAATTTTATTAACAATTAACAGTTAGCCTCGTGTATGACGGTTTTAAACTACTTAACATCAAACGGGTCCATATCGAGGACCCGTTTTAAAATACTTACCGTAAGTATGTAaggtcgtcttaattaagtattGTACAGATTTGATCTTTTCGGTTTAATTGAATAAATAATGTGAAAAATAATGTTTAAGATGAATTTCTCACCTCTTTGCCCATCAGAGGTTTGGGTATGATCCTGTCACCAAAAACATTAGAATATGATTAAAGATTATTcacattaaaaataaaaaaatacgaatttgaagaagaaaaaaaaagattgttagggttaataaaaataaaaatacccAGTAACATGGCAACCTCCCTTATGAACAGTCTTTGATACTAAACCCATGAGACCAATGCTCCCACCTCCATAAACAAGATTCAGTCTTCTTGCAACCTTCAAAATAAAACAAACCAACAAAAACACATTAATTAATCAAATATTATCAAAAACTAAGCGGGTTTTCTATATTAGTGTAAAACCGTCATGTAGGGGAGTTATAATTGAAAAAAGATTGAAACTTTGTGATGAGAAGATTAATGTAGTACCAATTCTTGACCCAATTCAACAGCAGCAACTCCATAAGAATCTCTTTTACCAGCACTACTACCACAAAAAACACACACACTTTTAAATCTAGAAGGAAGTTGACGTACAATTTGTTTAGGTTGTTTCATAGTTTTATTATTTTCTTGGGATTGTGTTTGATCCTCAAGAATCATTTTTTTTTGTAGTTTGGGATGTTTGTGTTGTTGTATGGAAATGAAAGAGTGAGAGAGCAATGAGGGAAGTAGGGGGAGTGGTCAGGGATATATAAAGGGATGTCTTGGGTATAGAAAGTTGGTAATATCACATGCACGCAGAGGCGGTTCTAGAATTTGATGGACGGGGTGCGTAAACTTTTTTAACTCTAAATATGGAGTTTTATGAGAAAATAAATTTGTTTAATTGGATAAAATGTATGGTAATAAACATAATGGAATGAAGTGGATTAGAATGAGAAACCATAGAAGTATGAGGTTCAAATTCTATACCTTCCAAAACATGTTTGGttcattagaaaaataaacataatgaaatggaATTTGAATCCATGGTGAAGAGGTGGGTATGGATTCCAAGGGATTGGGGTGGAATGAGAATCCatcaggattctaactccattccaaaataccACAATCAAACACTAGAATGActagaatccattccattccattccaaacctcccaaccaaacaccccgTAAATAAAAATTGTTCAATGTAAAGATAAAACCCATAATTAACAAATAGTCTTAACAACCACTAGACCCACATAATTAATGTGCTTATTTACTAAAGAATATTGTAATTATTTTTTGGGAAAGGGTTGTAGATGAACCCTGCACCCTGCCAGAAACGCCTCTGCATGCAGGTTGCCGTCCTAAAATTTTATACTCAACAGAAAAAACAGATAATCCGTCCTAAAATTTTCCAAATTTTATACTCAACAGAAAAAACAGATAGTCCGTCCAAGCAAGACTTCATTGGATAAGTGATAGGTACACAGTCGAACATgcatatattttaattaaaatataggATTATTGAACTGAATACAAATTTTGTATGGAGTTTATGTATATGATCGTATAATGGAAAATATAATAAAAGTAGTAATATTTATGATTAATTCGTATAATAGAAAAGATGATGAATATAAATATTATCTGATGAGGGAAGTAAATGTTTGGTTAAAACATTGCTTTTGATAAGTAAATGTAATGTTGAgggaaataattgtttaatgcaAGTATTGTCATTTTATAGTGACTTTGTATTAATTAGGCAGATTGGTAAAAAAAACTATGGTTTATGACGAATTGGTAAAAATAATGTGAAATTGTGACAAATTGGCCAAAAAAGTAATAACCATGTTTTGTTTACTATTCTTATAACTAAACTTGACCAAACTACCCTTGCCCAAATTAATGACCCAATTAAAAACACTAATCGAAAATTCGAAATCTTAGCAAATATGGCAATTTGAGACATCTCCGTTCCGATATAATCCAATCTATCCTTGCCAAATTAATGACCCAACTAAGGACGAGTCACTTCGAGTCGGGTCGATTTCGGGTTTGCAAGAATTCAGGTCTTGTCATTTGaattcgggtcattttcgggtaagTCTTTATCAAGTTATTTATGAATAATAATCAGTTTACAACAATAAGCATCTGAGTTGATTATATTGGGTCGGATAACTCGGGTTTTGGATCATTTTTACCGGGTCTAAGTACGACTCATTTCTGTCAAAATCAATTATTTGGCTATGCGTCACTTGAATAAAGACCATTTTGGATTTCATCATTTTTGTGGTCAGATTATAATTTAAAAGGATGGGGGAATTAAGAAGTATTTGATTTCGATCGAGTTTAAATAAGGTTGGATTATTTCAAATTTGGGATCATAATTGAGTTGTTAAGGACGAGTCTcggatcaattttttttttttgaaccaGACTACTTTTGTAAGAGTAGTTTTGTCAAATCTATTTGGAATAatgaaaaattaagcaaaatgTAACTTTTTTGGCCAATTTGGCGAATAACCTtcacttttttttaccaatttggttgCTTGGCCTCACAAATACATTCTACTCAGTCCACTTGTACTAGCCATCCGACCCATTCCCTCCTTATTTGGTATGATTCGACCCGTCATAAATTTGCGACGGATACAACTCGTCTTAAGTAAGACCAATTGTTATAAAATATAGGGGTATCCGTGGGATTTGTGAAAACGAAGGGGTACATGTGAGAAAACGTAAAAATTCAGGGGTACACGTGAGAAAAACCCTATAAAATAGAGATGTTTTACTTTGTATTTctgaattttttgattttctaaGTTGTATCTTTGTCTTTTTACTGAGTAAAATTTTGTATTGTACCCATAAACTCTATACTATAGTAATTCATTAGTTGTTCGATTAATTCACTCACCCATTTCATGAACCAATTAAAGTAATTTTGtgtaaataagaatttgtgattttgCATGGTTTGTAGTTTTGTACCTCATTCTCCTTTAATGTTATATGGGAGTATAACCTTTTTCCggtcaatttttttcttttttaacaaAAGACTTTCTATATATTGAACGTAAATATTTTCTGTTATATTACAATTTTCAATATTTTAACACAGAAATGCCAACTTAAGAAGGGACATTTCAATAACGTTTTTCAATTTGAAGGAGATCACTTTAATGCGTGATTCTGCCAAGATACGAATGATATAAATAGAACAGAAACAACGCTTGCCTTCCTCTATTCCAATCATCACGTATTTATAAAATCATACTTAGAAAAACCGATAATACAATAGTGTTTAGgattgtaccaaaaaaaaaaaccaatagtTTTTAGGTTAACATAACATAACCACAACTCCACAAGTCCATACAAGGAAACAATACAAGAGGAGGCCCAACACATGATTAATACTAATCTCGGAACAGAAATGTGTTGGTTACCCAAGGGAACACCCGAATACCCTGCAAACCCAGGTACCGGATAAGTCATCAAGATTGTCCTTAATGGCAGGTACTGCAGTACTCCCGTGTAAGGAGTCGAACCCGAGACCTCTCAATTCGTTGGCATTTTGCAACGTTTTGAGGCACTCCCGCGTTCCACTACACTCAAGCCACTTTGGTGTAACAGAAATGTGAAGGATGATGAAAATTATAATAAGAACCACCGGAATGATAAGAAGGGTGCGAGCAGAAGGAGGAGACGGGGTTCCGGGAGCGAAACTCCAGGGTAAAACAATAAGAAGGAAGAACACAACAAGGACACTCATAATTGATATCACATATTTGACATACATAATTGATATGTTTCCTcagtaaataattttttttttttttttttttttttttttttttttttttttttttacaattgtaAACTAAATAATTAAGTACTTGATGTGATAGTGTCATCATATCTTCAAGTCTTTATAGACCTAGACCTACAAGGTGGTTATACTTTTGTATATCTCAGGTTATAATCTTTAGTACTTTCAAAAGTATTCTAGAGAATCTTCTCTATTTACGTAAGTATGATCGTGTGTTGTTTGAGTGTTGGGATAATGTGAGCAAATCGTACGTAGTCTGTCTCTATACTAATAATACAATGTTGTGAATGCTGTTTTTATATCATTTGGTAAGACTCTCTGCCTGCCTTTAAGTTATTGTGATCGCATTAATAAGTATTAATCAGCGAGTATAACACAAGTAGTTTTTCTAATATGTCGAATGTAAGTGTTGTACAAACCGTCCAGAATATTTTGTATGCGAATATGCGACATGCTTAGACACGCAAAATGAATGAACAATGGTTAACCGTGGTGTTAAAACTTAAAATGTGTTGAGGggcattgtcccacatcggtagaataatagTGAAGTAACTAGCTTATAAGTAAGTAGGCTACTCCTCCTCCTCATTTGCCAGAGGACTCAGCATTGATCATTGCTATTTGACGTTTTGCATGTTTCGAGTGTAATAATTATCCCGAAATGGAGTAGTCGATTCGATTGATCGAATTCTAGCCAAGGAATCCTTCCTTTGCGAGTTACATTATTTTTGGTAGTTGGATGTGAGTCAGCTGCCGCCCCCATGTATGTCAGTCAGCTGGATGTGAGTCCACAACTGTTAGGAATCAGTTTTGCTAGTTGTGCATTATTCGGAGTTACCACCTTCCGCTATGCAGTGAGACGACGAGACTTGGACAACATTCAGCTTAAAACAGGCACTGCTGCAACATTCAACTAATTGTCAAGTGCAGGCTCGTCTTTGCATCGCATCATCCTCCTTGATTCGAGGCTCGATTTCCTGGCTCCTTTTGGGAATGAAGACATCATTTTGGAGTATTTGTTGGGCTACTGAACTCTTTAGAAGTATCTTGATAATTACTCAGGGGTTCAGATCTttataataggaatatttataatagttgggcctcaaccataaccttggttgagttggttcatctatcatggtatcagagccagtgtgaccgaaggtcatgggttcaaatcctggcaacctcaaaactcctcaaaaactcgaagtggaaacctagcacacggtacgggggagcggtacgggggagccggtgcacaactaaccactcttcaagcccgacGGGCATTTGaatgagggagcgtaataggaatatttataatagttgggcctcaaccataaccttaaggttttggttgagttggttcatctatcactTTACTCCCTATATATTATACCCTTGCGCTTCATTTAAcatcaaaaatgaaaaaaatcatGAGTTAAAGCTAAAACTCCTTACGAGTAAATTATGAATATTCGTTCTTTAATCTTTGTCCCTATCATAATTGTGAGTCTACTTGCACAAAAAATTTAAAAGAGGTTGTTTTATTCATATAAAGACTTTATTTTCCGCGATATATTTTGTTCAATGATAGGTTCGAGTTTTCGACAATTACACCGTAAATTGTATGTATTGAACAATAATTTAAGATATTTAAAACCGTCACATAAAGTTGAAGATGTTATTATCAGTTTTGCATATTGCAAACAAATTAGACGTTTAAATCTATCAACAAAAGAACACAAACAAATAAAGCAGGTCCTTAAATGCGGCTGTCGACGTCCTCACCAGTATACCGTGTGTTTACTGTATAAGCATTCCTTATAAAGAAATGTTCGCAATTTTGCATCACGAAAAATGCACCTCTAAGCTGATCTTTACATTGCCGGTGACATTTATGTGTACATTAATATTCCTATGAGACGGTCTTAAAATCTCTTGTAGTTTTATACTCTATTCGTTCAGGTCAATTGTTAttatttggttttggcacaaatacCAAGGAAAGCGGAATAGGCTAATTATTAAATAACGAGTGGAATAAATTGGTTGCGAATGagcaaattactcatcaagtttattcataaaatataaaggacaacaattgatagAATAGGAaaataaatgaccgggacagaggaagTATAAAGAAAGCGGATTTTCCATTCTATATTTCTGTGTTTCATCTTGTATCCACTACTTCTCTATTTGACACATAAGTATTAGGGACATTAAAAATAGGTATTTAAACATCATAAAATGATGAGGTCTTAAAAGATTAAGGTAGTGAGATACAAGATGGAAAACAAAAGTGAAACAGGGGATCCAGACTCTTATATAAGAGGTaattagtttttctattttttttcctaTTATTGGTTaatagtttagatcccgcgcaatgaatgtgcggtatttatagagttactaATATAGATCCCGTGCAATATATTCACGATATTTATAGAAttttactttttagtgtattatttatagaatttaaattgacaatttacttatttttttgaatttttgttgttttttttaccgagaaattaatgatgtaaatttacaaatatttactaataacattttttagctgcaaatttttatcataaaaagtcaatgaattttaataaatatttaCTAATATCATATTTTTCAgccgcaacttcttatcataaaaagtcaataagtttttaataaaagaatttccttatcctaaaaagaccggagataaatttgtgcagaatgtgaaatattaaatgttataaatatttaaatacaaaagattatatccatttataaTTTATCATGTCCACACCTATAGTATATGATAAAAATACCAAGCATTATTCTAGGAAATACAAGtatgttttaggcgggaaaagttggggtttcgcctattcatttagtaaataggggattattGGTTGTTTTATGGATCATCACACACATTCTCACTTAAGGATGAGTGTTAAACaaacaacttcctccattatggaggaattggaGTTCTTGCGAAATtgtaattcatgtgaattgaGGTAACCAAACAACTaacccattttgcaattcacataaATTGAGAGTTTTTGTGTCATTTAGATGGTAACCAAACAACtccttagggggtgtttggtaaacggcatattggccgatttttagcatattcaagagTTTTAACTGTGAAACCATGACATATGGTGATGAAACTCCATTGATGAACAATAAGGAAGCCATTGATGTAAGCTAATGAAGATATTTGTAGAGAGAGAAGTAAATAAACTTGTAATTGTATATTGATCTCAACCGATTAACTTAAT
Protein-coding sequences here:
- the LOC141622361 gene encoding putative cytokinin riboside 5'-monophosphate phosphoribohydrolase LOG6 is translated as MILEDQTQSQENNKTMKQPKQIVRQLPSRFKSVCVFCGSSAGKRDSYGVAAVELGQELVARRLNLVYGGGSIGLMGLVSKTVHKGGCHVTGIIPKPLMGKEITGEPVGEVKEVADMHQRKAEMVNSSDCFIALPGGYGTLEELLEVISWAQLGIHDKPVGILNVDGFYNSFLTFIDKIVDDEFAKPSQRHILVSASSVQELVQKLEEYQAVDGVLTKAMWEVDGATTTTTTTN